A region from the Drosophila takahashii strain IR98-3 E-12201 chromosome 2L, DtakHiC1v2, whole genome shotgun sequence genome encodes:
- the LOC138913372 gene encoding zinc finger protein Paris-like translates to MEEICRVCLGSDDNMVNIFEGSQGLGPSIPDMIAQWSGYQVEKGDSLPENICSSCLEDAKKAFEIEIKEIKEEFRKISDSKSEETIISQKLGDLVKDLTSGEQESNVEMKTLKIPERMSFPLSENEMSAGQADKSHDQFPKDRSSIISVGSNTQEVEVCEIPDDESKSNQSDSQTQEDEVSEISVGNEAGDYDKDPCGPKTFNTDTHNEERPHKCPKCTKTFARLCIFKNHLRKHTNDKDKPSCKAKKANRKRKVETNNERFQCDHCPQSFMFETSLTAHLLLLHTGEQPPHKCHQCEVNSALSNSFQVHIREHTREGPYKCNHCPKSCRHHTEEQLPDHLKEHLHKCYQCLATFKLEGSLKKHMWVHERELKRINK, encoded by the coding sequence ATGGAAGAAATATGCCGGGTTTGCCTTGGGAGCGATGACAACATGGTCAACATTTTTGAAGGATCTCAAGGATTGGGACCCTCTATTCCGGATATGATTGCTCAGTGGTCCGGCTATCAAGTGGAAAAAGGCGACTCGCTGCCGGAAAACATTTGCTCAAGTTGCTTGGAAGATGCGAAAAAGGCATTTGAGATCGAGATCAAGGAGATAAAGGAAGAATTCCGAAAAATATCAGACTCTAAAAGTGAGGAGACCATCATAAGCCAAAAGTTAGGTGATCTTGTCAAGGACTTGACATCCGGAGAACAAGAATCAAATGTAGAAATGAAAACCCTGAAAATTCCAGAACGAATGAGCTTTCCATTATCTGAAAATGAGATGTCAGCCGGCCAAGCTGATAAATCGCATGACCAATTTCCAAAGGACAGGAGCAGTATTATATCAGTTGGTAGCAATACTCAAGAAGTCGAAGTTTGTGAAATACCAGACGATGAATCTAAATCTAATCAATCTGATTCTCAGACTCAAGAGGATGAAGTCAGTGAAATATCAGTGGGTAATGAGGCTGGCGATTATGACAAGGATCCTTGTGGACCGAAGACCTTTAACACTGATACTCACAATGAGGAGCGACCCCACAAGTGTCCCAAGTGCACGAAAACGTTTGCACGCTTATGTATCTTTAAGAATCACCTTAGAAAGCACACAAATGACAAAGACAAACCATCATGTAAAGCGAAAAAAGCGAATCGAAAGCGAAAGGTTGAAACGAATAATGAAAGATTTCAGTGTGATCATTGTCCTCAGTCTTTTATGTTCGAAACTTCTTTAACAGCCCACCTCCTCCTGCTTCACACAGGGGAACAGCCCCCCCACAAATGTCATCAATGCGAGGTGAACTCTGCGCTTTCCAATTCCTTTCAGGTGCACATCCGTGAACATACTAGAGAAGGACCATATAAATGTAATCATTGCCCGAAATCTTGTAGGCATCACACGGAGGAACAACTACCCGACCATTTAAAGGAACATTTGCATAAATGTTATCAGTGTCTGGCCACTTTTAAGCTAGAAGGCAGTCTTAAGAAACACATGTGGGTTCACGAACGAGAACTCAAGCGTATAAATAAATGA